The Stygiolobus azoricus genome window below encodes:
- a CDS encoding ATP-binding protein produces MDREKIIQALIDWNFWYKSQFTGVLRDYTDKVIQILKEGIVCDLVGVKRSGKSTIFNQVVKKLVEEGVNPFLTLIINFEDPRLAEINDGKKLFDLLNVYKEETGVKGKPYIFLDEVQRVKGWEGFVRSLIDRKEAFISVSGSTSKVNKGRVKEVLAGRHISLEVLPFSFKEFLNFKGVKIERQLDAIARSSEIKSLFQEYLKFGGFPMVVNSDVKEKVLLQLYDDIISKDVIEECSIKRSDKLRSLALFYISNVGNRVSLRRVSRALEIPLRTVERFTACIENSMLIHFVRPLSPSLSQMVKGERKVYSVDTGLSNVVGYRLNQNLGSLLENLVYLELRRRYGGESIYYYHGKNEVDFLILQQNEVTEAYQVTYTLNDEREMKGIREVMKRKKVRAYILTFDDEERIEENGVRIVKIWKWALGF; encoded by the coding sequence GTGGATAGAGAGAAAATAATACAAGCGTTGATAGACTGGAACTTCTGGTACAAATCTCAATTCACCGGTGTCCTCAGAGATTACACTGATAAAGTAATCCAAATACTAAAAGAAGGTATAGTTTGTGACCTAGTTGGGGTAAAGAGATCAGGTAAGTCCACTATCTTTAACCAAGTGGTAAAGAAACTAGTGGAGGAGGGCGTAAACCCTTTTCTCACCCTCATTATAAACTTTGAAGATCCGAGATTAGCGGAAATTAACGATGGGAAAAAGCTTTTTGACCTCCTTAACGTATATAAGGAAGAAACCGGAGTAAAAGGTAAGCCTTACATTTTCTTAGATGAAGTTCAAAGGGTAAAGGGATGGGAGGGATTTGTGAGGTCTTTAATAGATAGAAAAGAAGCTTTTATCTCCGTCTCAGGCTCAACGTCCAAAGTGAACAAAGGTAGAGTGAAAGAGGTGTTAGCGGGCAGGCACATCTCTCTAGAAGTATTACCCTTCTCTTTTAAGGAGTTCCTTAACTTTAAGGGAGTGAAAATAGAGAGACAATTAGACGCGATAGCAAGAAGTAGTGAGATAAAGTCCCTTTTTCAGGAATACCTTAAATTCGGCGGATTCCCTATGGTGGTTAACAGTGACGTAAAGGAGAAAGTATTGTTACAACTCTACGATGACATAATCAGTAAAGACGTAATAGAGGAGTGCAGCATTAAAAGGTCAGATAAACTGAGATCCTTAGCACTATTTTACATATCTAATGTAGGTAACAGAGTCTCCCTCAGGAGGGTGTCACGTGCCTTAGAAATCCCCCTGAGGACCGTAGAGAGGTTTACAGCCTGTATTGAGAACTCCATGTTAATACACTTTGTTAGACCTCTTTCCCCTTCCTTGTCTCAGATGGTAAAGGGAGAGAGAAAGGTGTATAGCGTTGATACCGGACTCTCAAACGTGGTAGGTTACAGACTGAATCAGAACTTAGGCTCACTTCTTGAGAATCTCGTCTATCTAGAGTTGAGGAGGCGTTATGGTGGTGAGTCTATCTACTATTATCACGGTAAAAACGAAGTGGACTTCTTAATATTACAGCAAAATGAGGTGACGGAAGCCTATCAAGTAACTTACACGTTAAACGATGAGAGGGAAATGAAGGGGATAAGGGAGGTGATGAAGAGAAAAAAGGTGAGAGCATATATTCTCACTTTTGATGACGAAGAAAGGATAGAAGAAAACGGAGTTAGAATAGTTAAAATATGGAAATGGGCTCTCGGTTTTTAG
- a CDS encoding HAD family hydrolase, whose translation MKIKIISLDLGDTLIYNKPWRYEVISQALKDLGYNIPAKKLFRVSAKIRGKKLEPNPNGNNTPSLREIFNELGLKLSDRDIEKIEEARRKAEKEVLMYDDVIEFLEAAKSLGLKTVLISNAANNGRAKKHLETFGLRKYFDKVVFSFEVGKVKPNPEIFKLAIPEGREMAVHIGDIYEVDVVGAVNAGLRGVLLDRRNAYDEISEKYSSLREVLKEIEKESIFIEKET comes from the coding sequence ATGAAAATAAAAATAATCTCTCTGGATTTAGGTGACACATTGATATACAACAAGCCGTGGAGATACGAAGTAATATCACAAGCGCTCAAAGACTTAGGCTATAATATACCTGCAAAAAAGCTCTTCAGGGTTTCAGCTAAGATAAGAGGTAAAAAATTAGAACCTAACCCGAACGGAAATAACACACCCTCGCTGAGAGAAATATTTAACGAGTTAGGGCTTAAATTAAGCGACAGAGACATAGAGAAAATTGAGGAAGCGAGGAGAAAAGCCGAAAAAGAAGTTCTAATGTATGATGACGTTATAGAGTTTTTAGAGGCTGCCAAGTCTTTAGGATTAAAGACTGTACTCATAAGTAATGCTGCAAATAACGGTAGGGCTAAGAAACACCTAGAGACGTTCGGTCTGAGGAAATACTTTGACAAGGTAGTATTTTCCTTTGAAGTAGGGAAGGTAAAACCTAATCCCGAGATATTTAAGCTAGCCATACCTGAAGGTAGAGAGATGGCTGTTCACATAGGAGATATTTACGAAGTTGATGTGGTAGGTGCAGTTAATGCCGGGCTTCGAGGTGTTCTGTTAGACAGGAGAAACGCTTACGATGAAATCAGTGAAAAATACTCTAGCCTAAGGGAAGTCCTTAAGGAAATAGAAAAAGAGAGTATATTTATAGAGAAAGAAACGTGA
- a CDS encoding HPP family protein, producing MEVGRKYKLFAFLNLSISILVITIASVETHVSFILPPFLATAATKLPDPAWKFQRSLVVISSYLLSASVGVIFVPLGSSIFIAVLASIIAYGIELLLDIEHPLSILATFLGVLERVSPIYILHPVIVGVLTIEGINYMISRIMKVSMK from the coding sequence ATGGAGGTAGGTCGTAAATACAAACTATTTGCATTTTTAAACCTTTCAATCTCAATCTTGGTAATCACTATAGCATCAGTAGAAACTCATGTCTCATTTATCTTACCTCCCTTTTTGGCTACAGCTGCAACTAAGCTACCGGACCCAGCATGGAAGTTTCAGAGGAGTCTCGTGGTAATATCTTCCTATCTGCTTTCCGCAAGTGTGGGAGTGATCTTTGTGCCTCTAGGTTCGAGCATCTTTATAGCTGTCTTAGCGTCAATAATAGCCTATGGTATTGAATTACTTCTAGATATAGAACACCCACTGTCAATTCTGGCTACTTTTCTAGGAGTTTTAGAAAGGGTTTCGCCCATTTATATTTTACATCCTGTCATTGTAGGAGTACTCACTATTGAAGGGATTAATTACATGATCTCGAGGATAATGAAGGTGAGTATGAAATAA
- a CDS encoding PaREP1 family protein, with protein sequence MKEADELLSKGDVVQASEKYYKVAEEAIKILSYRNSIKTISKANQIGHWNSRLYFDAIDELENIYSDIRSLWKSAWILHIEGFHEARLQKEVVEVLKKDIEKLIKLI encoded by the coding sequence TTGAAAGAAGCTGATGAGTTACTTTCGAAAGGCGATGTTGTCCAAGCTAGTGAAAAATATTATAAGGTGGCGGAAGAGGCAATAAAAATTCTATCGTATAGGAATTCCATAAAGACTATTTCTAAGGCGAATCAAATCGGACATTGGAACTCGAGGCTCTACTTTGATGCTATCGATGAACTTGAGAATATTTATTCTGATATAAGATCGTTATGGAAATCTGCATGGATATTACATATTGAAGGTTTTCATGAGGCCAGGCTACAGAAAGAAGTAGTTGAGGTTCTTAAAAAAGATATAGAAAAATTAATTAAACTGATATAA
- a CDS encoding PaREP1 family protein: protein MQLLKSSADVYLEEADELLSKGEVVQASEKYYKAAEEAIKILASLEGDILSEVMRKNWDTETVIKAVFKLSSTFGKWVLDSWGSAVALITVNLDISQIKKYREDIVKLVQLADERLNRKIIERS from the coding sequence ATGCAACTCCTGAAATCGTCTGCTGATGTTTATTTAGAAGAAGCTGATGAGTTACTTTCGAAAGGCGAAGTTGTCCAAGCAAGTGAGAAATATTATAAGGCAGCAGAAGAGGCAATAAAAATTCTAGCTAGTCTTGAGGGGGATATACTCTCTGAAGTTATGAGAAAGAACTGGGATACAGAGACGGTTATTAAAGCAGTATTTAAACTGTCGTCAACATTTGGTAAGTGGGTACTGGACAGTTGGGGCTCTGCAGTGGCACTAATAACGGTTAATCTCGACATTAGCCAGATAAAGAAATATAGGGAAGATATAGTTAAGTTAGTTCAGCTTGCTGACGAAAGACTCAATAGAAAGATTATTGAAAGAAGCTGA